CCGCTCTCCTTGCTCGCCATGTGAGCTGCTCACTCATCAATGGAGGAGATGGGGCACACGCCCACCCCACACAAGCCCTTCTCGATCTTTTCACACTCAAACAACATCTAGGCAATGTGCAAGGGAAAAAGATAGCGATTGTGGGAGATATTAAAAACTCCCGTGTAGCCAACTCCAATATAGAGCTGCTTACTCGTTTTGGTATGGAGGTGATATTGGTTGCGCCTCCACACTTTTTACCTCCTACATCTCTTCGCACTTCAAGTAGTCTCCAAGAGGTCATAGATGAAGTAGATGCTATTATGAGCCTGCGTACACAAACAGAGCGACACAAGTATCCAATCTATGCTTCACTACGTGACTATGGGAGCGATTTTTGTATCACAAAAGATCTCATTGGCGATCGTGATATTCTTATCCTCCATCCAGGACCAGTCCACCGAAATATCGATATAAGCGACGAAGTTCTTGCAGATCCTCGATGCAAAGTACTTGAGCAGGTAAGAAATGGAGTAGTAGTGAGGATGGCGATTTTGGTAAAACTGATACATGGATAGACTCTCCTATTATGCGAGCAAAAATATCCCTTTTTTGTTTGTTATCGACTATAAAAAGGAAAATGTTTTTGCCAAGCCTCTAGCAGAGTTACAAAATATCTATTTTAAAGTTCCCAGCTTTTGCAACTACACACTTCCCCCTAAGCGCTATCCTAAAATCTTAAAAAAAGAGCCCATCTCTTTTGCAAAGTATCACAAAGCATTTACCTATGTGCAAGAGGAGATAAAAAATGGAAACACCTACCTCCTCAACCTCACCTTCCCTACTAAAATCGCTACTGATAGCACACTCCTAGAGATTTTCTATGCCACAAAGGCTAAATTTAAACTCTACTTCCAAGATAGCTTCATCTGCTTCTCACCTGAGCGATTTGTGAAAATAGAAGATAACTGCATAAGTACCTATCCAATGAAAGGCACAATTGATGCAAATTTGCCAAATGCCAAGCAAAAAATTCTATCAAATATAAAAGAGATGGCAGAGCATACAATGGTAGTAGACCTTTTGCGCAACGATCTCAATATGGTTGCAAAAAATGTGCGTGTAAAACGCTTTCGCTATGTAGATAAAATCCGTGCAGGAGACAAAGAGCTTTTACAAGTATCGAGTGAAATTGAGGGAAAACTTGAGCCCCACTGGCAAAAACACTTAGGAGAGATCTTCGATGCACTTCTTCCTGCTGGAAGTATCACAGGTACTCCTAAAATTTCTACATGCCATATCATTGAAAAAGCAGAGCAGTATGCAAGAGGATTTTATACAGGAGTTTTTGGCTATTTTGATGGAAAAAGTCTCGATAGCGCAGTTATGATACGCTTCATTGAAAAAAGCCCAGGGGGACTTGTTTATAAAAGTGGTGGAGGTATCACCATTGATAGCGATGTAGAAGCTGAATATAAAGAGCTACTTGACAAAATCTATTTACCACTCTAATTTGCATCTATTTTTTTATGCAGACATCGCTTTGCAACATCTTTTGCCACCATCGCATAGAGGTTTTGCAATGCGCTATCAAAAGTCTGCTGGATATTTTCTTGGAGATCTTTTTTTACTACAAATTTTTTATCAAAATAGTATCCCTCAATGACGAGATGATTTGCATGTATATAGATCGCATCTACATGTAATTTGACAATACAACGTGGTACCTTATCCCCTTCCCAAGGGTAGTGCAATACATTCTCATTTCCTAAGTAACTGTGCAGATATGCAATAAGTCTCTTAGTTAAAAGTTCATCTGGCTCGCCAGCTAACGCAAAATCAATAAATCTCTCACTCTCTTCCCGCACTAAAATTTTATCAATAAGAAGATAATCTGGTAGTTCCACATCTGCTACGCCAATAAAAATTTTAGTATGATAATGTGCAGTTGTTTCAAAATATGGCTGATGGTAGACTTTTTGCGCACAT
The Nitratiruptor tergarcus DSM 16512 genome window above contains:
- a CDS encoding aspartate carbamoyltransferase catalytic subunit, with translation MSKHLITTKDLKKEEIEDIFNLATQFLQPPYEKLLQDKLIITIFFENSTRTRSSFEVAAKNLGAQVVNLDVTRSSTKKGETLFDTAANLDAMGPNAIVVRHKHAGAPALLARHVSCSLINGGDGAHAHPTQALLDLFTLKQHLGNVQGKKIAIVGDIKNSRVANSNIELLTRFGMEVILVAPPHFLPPTSLRTSSSLQEVIDEVDAIMSLRTQTERHKYPIYASLRDYGSDFCITKDLIGDRDILILHPGPVHRNIDISDEVLADPRCKVLEQVRNGVVVRMAILVKLIHG
- a CDS encoding aminodeoxychorismate synthase component I; the protein is MDRLSYYASKNIPFLFVIDYKKENVFAKPLAELQNIYFKVPSFCNYTLPPKRYPKILKKEPISFAKYHKAFTYVQEEIKNGNTYLLNLTFPTKIATDSTLLEIFYATKAKFKLYFQDSFICFSPERFVKIEDNCISTYPMKGTIDANLPNAKQKILSNIKEMAEHTMVVDLLRNDLNMVAKNVRVKRFRYVDKIRAGDKELLQVSSEIEGKLEPHWQKHLGEIFDALLPAGSITGTPKISTCHIIEKAEQYARGFYTGVFGYFDGKSLDSAVMIRFIEKSPGGLVYKSGGGITIDSDVEAEYKELLDKIYLPL
- a CDS encoding ABC-type transport auxiliary lipoprotein family protein, coding for MRFVWLIAFLMIGCAQKVYHQPYFETTAHYHTKIFIGVADVELPDYLLIDKILVREESERFIDFALAGEPDELLTKRLIAYLHSYLGNENVLHYPWEGDKVPRCIVKLHVDAIYIHANHLVIEGYYFDKKFVVKKDLQENIQQTFDSALQNLYAMVAKDVAKRCLHKKIDAN